In uncultured Desulfuromonas sp., the genomic stretch ATATTAAGCAGCAGGTTGTCTCCGGATTCGACATTAGGGCGGGCCTTGGTCTGGGCGCGCTGGGTAATGTTGGCCGCCGCATTGTTGGCTGTTTGCAGCAATTGCTCCAGACTTGGCAGCGGCTCTGTCGGTTTCTCTTCAGGGGTGGTATCCGGCTGCTGCGGATCGACCGTGACGGTTGGGCGCGGTTTTTCCACTTTGTTGGGTTTGGGAGGTGGTGCTGTCTTGGGTTTTGCCGGGGCCGGTTGCGCCATCTTGGGGGAACTGTCTTCCATTTCCTGGCCCGGAGGGGCTTGTTCTTTGATCACCTGATGGTCGACAGCGCCAGTGCGCGGGGCCTGTTGTGGTGGTGCCGTCTTTTCCGGGATGGCTGTTTCCTGGACCGGTTTGGTTGGCCGCACCTCGACCAGAATCGGTTTTTTCGCCGACGGTTTTTCCTCCGGCCACTGAATATTAAACAGCAGCAGGGCTGCGTGAACGAGCAGCGAAAGAATCAGTCCGATGATCAGAGTGTATCTGGTGGAGGAAGAGGTCATGGCACCTGG encodes the following:
- a CDS encoding TonB family protein encodes the protein MTDMWTLSPGLCLTAPSRTSLLRNPVNTPGAMTSSSTRYTLIIGLILSLLVHAALLLFNIQWPEEKPSAKKPILVEVRPTKPVQETAIPEKTAPPQQAPRTGAVDHQVIKEQAPPGQEMEDSSPKMAQPAPAKPKTAPPPKPNKVEKPRPTVTVDPQQPDTTPEEKPTEPLPSLEQLLQTANNAAANITQRAQTKARPNVESGDNLLLNMREDKLFSFFSRFKKQIYGVWNYPEESMKKRQQGVALLKVIINRDGSVEDVDLVSASGFERLDREAIAAIFKGGPYGALPDSYPEDQLTIMAYFEYILGQRLPNIYRRE